Proteins from one Candidatus Deferrimicrobiaceae bacterium genomic window:
- the trxB gene encoding thioredoxin-disulfide reductase translates to MAHKVIILGSGCAGSTAAIYTARANLSPLVLEGHEPGGQLSLTTDVENFPGFPNGIQGPELVALMKEQAQRFGAEYRMEKVTGVDLARRPFPVTTEENTYQAESLIIATGASAKMLGLEAEKKLLGRGVSTCATCDGAFFREKEVMVVGGGDTAAEEAIFLTRFARRVTIVHRRDQLRASKIMADRARKNRKIEFLWNSVITDILDPEKKEVTAVKIRNTGDGKEETRKTDGVFLAIGHEPNTKIFEGQLAMEKGYLVVRDGSRTSVEGVFAAGDVHDFVYRQAVTAAGCGCRAAIDTERWLELQERS, encoded by the coding sequence ATGGCTCACAAGGTGATCATTCTCGGATCCGGTTGCGCAGGATCCACGGCCGCCATCTACACGGCCCGGGCGAACCTTTCCCCCCTCGTTCTGGAAGGACACGAGCCCGGCGGGCAGTTGTCCCTCACGACCGATGTGGAAAACTTCCCCGGGTTCCCGAACGGCATTCAGGGGCCGGAACTCGTCGCCCTCATGAAAGAGCAGGCGCAGCGTTTCGGGGCGGAATACCGCATGGAGAAAGTGACCGGGGTCGACCTCGCAAGGCGGCCCTTTCCCGTGACGACCGAGGAGAACACCTACCAGGCGGAATCCCTGATCATCGCCACCGGCGCCTCGGCCAAGATGCTCGGCCTGGAAGCCGAGAAGAAACTGCTCGGCCGGGGGGTATCCACATGTGCGACGTGCGACGGCGCCTTCTTCCGGGAAAAGGAGGTGATGGTGGTGGGAGGGGGGGACACGGCCGCCGAAGAGGCGATCTTCCTCACGAGATTCGCGAGGCGGGTCACCATCGTGCACCGGCGCGACCAGCTCCGGGCCTCCAAGATCATGGCGGACCGCGCCAGGAAGAACCGAAAGATCGAGTTCCTCTGGAACTCCGTGATCACGGACATCCTGGACCCCGAAAAGAAGGAGGTCACCGCGGTGAAAATCCGGAACACCGGAGACGGGAAGGAGGAGACGCGGAAAACCGACGGGGTCTTCCTCGCGATCGGGCACGAGCCGAACACCAAAATCTTCGAGGGGCAGCTCGCGATGGAAAAGGGCTACCTCGTTGTGCGGGACGGGTCAAGGACCAGCGTCGAAGGCGTCTTCGCCGCGGGCGATGTCCACGACTTCGTCTACCGCCAGGCAGTGACCGCGGCCGGCTGCGGATGCCGCGCCGC